The Arachis ipaensis cultivar K30076 chromosome B05, Araip1.1, whole genome shotgun sequence nucleotide sequence GTATTGAGCCAGTTTTACCACAGCAAAAGTGATGTCTGGCCGAGATATAGTGAGATACATAAGGCGGCCAATTAATCTACGATAGTTTGAAGCATCAAGCATAGTATCACCTTCGTCAGCCCTAAGTTTCAGATTAGCATTCATGGGTGTATTGCCAGGTTTGCACCATAAGAAACCAGTCTCCTCTAGCAACGAGAGTGTATATTTTTGCTGACTCAGAGTAATTCCATCTTTTGATCTAGCAAGCTCAAGACCAAGGAAGAACTTAAGATCACCCAAGATTTTAAGCTTGAAGATGGATTGAAGCTTGGTTTAACATTGTCCACCATTTCTTGTTTGGGAGCAGCGATGATGATGTCATCCACGTACACAATGAGATAGGTAGTTGCCTCACCCTCTTCTAGAGCGAAAAGAGAGTAATCTTGTCTGCATCGTGTAAAGCCATGGGTGGTCAGTGTGTTGCAAAACTTAGTGAACCACTGCATGATGCTTGTCGCAACCCATACAAGGACCGTGTGAGTTTACAAACTAACACTTGTTTCCGCTGAGGATGACCCAAAGGCAATTCCATGTAGACTTCTTCATTAATTTCACCATTGAGGAATGCATTATTTATATCTAGCTGTAAGAGGCTCCAGTTCTTGACTGCATCAATGATAAGTAAGGTTCTCACAGTGGTGATCTTTGCTACGGGACTAAATGTGTCCCTAAAATCAATACTAGCTTGTTGAGTATATCCTTTTGCAACCAAACGTGCCTTATATCTCTCTAACAAGCCATCAACCTTTAGCTTAGCTTTGTACACCCAACGACAACCAATGGCTTGCTTATCTGGTGGTAAAGGTACGAGGGCCCAATTGTTATTGGCCTCAAGCGCATCAAGTTCCTCTTGCATAACCTGTCTCCATTCTTTGAACTGAACTGCCTGGTGGTAAAATTAAGGCTCAGGTATGGTGTCTAATTGTGCGATGGAGTTAAGGTATGTGATGTTAAGGCGATGGTTACTAATATGATTGTCTAAGGGATAGAGAGTAGAAGTGTGGCAGACATAGTCACTGAAGTAAGGAGGAGGTTGAATGTGTCTAgttgattttcttagttgtttaggTGGGGAAGTGATGGTGTTTAGTGTTGGTTCTTGATGTTGAGATTCTGGGTTTATGAAGGTTGGAGTTGGTTATGAGAATGGAGAAGAGATGTGATTAAGAATGTGTTTAGGAAGTACAAAGTCATTGAACAAGTCCTCATTAGACTGCAGATGAGGTGAGGTACTAAAAGGCATAACATGTTCATGGAAAATGATGTCTCTTGAGATAAAAAATTGTTTGATTCTAAGGTTGTAGAGTTTGTAACCTTTGTAACCAATTGGATATCCAATAAAGACTGAAGGATCAGCTCTAGGACAAAATTTGATTTTGGAGTTAGAGGTGTCTGCTGCATATGCAAGGCAACTGAAATTTCTTAAGGCATCATAGTTAGGTGTCTTCCAAATAGCAGTTCAAAGGGAGAATTAAATTGTAATAATTTGCTTGGGGTTCGATTGATTAGGAAGGCTGCAGTGATGATGCACTCCCCCCAAAAGAAAATAGGGACTTTTGACTGAAAGAATAAGGATCTGGCCACATTCAACAGATGCTGGTACTTTCTCTCTACAACAGCATTTTGTTGGGGTCGATAAGGGCATGAGAATTAATGCAGGACACCTCTCTTCTGCAGAAAATCCTTAAGTGCAAGTTCCTTAGCATTGTCAGACCTGAGACATTTGATCTTAATGCCAAACTGAATGTCAATTAGTGCAAAGAAATCCTTCAAGTAACCTGTGGCTTCAGATTTATTATTCAGCATATAAATCCAACAAAATCTGGTTGCATCATCAACAATGGTTAGAAAGAAAATCATTAGACGATATGGGATTATGTGACTTAAAAGGAAACTTCTTGAATTTAGCTAAATGCCAGATTTCACAAGTATGACAAGTTGATTTATTCGACAAATGCAAAATACTATCTAAGTGTTGTAGAATGTTAGGAGGTACATGACTAAGACGTGTGTGCCATAAATCTGGACTACACAAATTTATTGAGATAGAATCAGTATAAGAAATATCACTAGAAagaaaagaatttgaagaattttgTGAACCATGCAGTGCCGAATTGGTTGGGATTTCTGCTCTTAGGATGTAAAGTCCTTGTTGCAAGTCACCCTTTCCAATCATCTTCAAACACTTGTTGTCCTAAATAGTGAAGTAATTAAAACCAAGAGTGACAGTGATTGTGGAGTTAGCAAGAAAGGatgaaactgaaagtaaattgacaTGAAACTCAGGGACATAAAGCACATTTTGGAGAGATATATGCTTATTGAGAGTAACTGAACCTATGAAATTGGCAGAGAAAATGTCACCATTAGGTAAGGAGACAGAAAAATTCTTCGAAGTATGTATTGAGGTGAATAGAGATAAATCACAAGCAATGTGAATGGTGGCACCACTATCCAAAATCCAAGAATTATGAGATAAGTTTGACCTTAACATGGATGCATTGAGAACGATACCTGCTGGAGTTGAAACTTCAGTTGATTCATTTGATTAAATATCTTGGATCTTCTTATTATTCAGCAAGGTTAGGAGCTGTTGAACTTGTGTTGGAGTCAAATTTGGGTTGATTTGTGCATCTGAATTGGACTGAGATGTGGAGATATGATGAACCGAAGGCTTCGTGTTCTTTCCTTTGCCAAAATTTGGAGGGTAACCGTGAATTTTGGAACACTTGTCGATAGTGTGCCCAAGAATTTCACAGTGCGAGACGAGGGGTCTATCTTTCTTCATCATGCCTCTGTCATGACCTTGAGATTGTGTTGGTTGCTGATTTCTCGCCAAAAAAACTACTTGATTATGGGAAGCAGAATTGAGTGACGCTCCTATTACCCTATGTTTTTCTTCTTATGTTACAAGAGAAATGACTTTGTTAATTGTGGGAAGAGGTTCCAAGAGCAAGATTTGCCCACGAATCTGGAAAAAGGATTCATCCAATCCCATGAGAAAATAGTGAATATACTCAACTTGAAGAAACTCTTGCGTGGCGTGCACATCACCGCAATTGCATTGTACTGGGTGATATGAGTTCAATTCTTCCCAAAGAACCTTGATTCTTATGAAGTATTGTGACACAGACGTGGCACCTTGTCGAAGATTCATCAAGTCGCGCTTCAATTCGAACACGCGCGGGATATTTCCATGTTGTAAACACTCCTTCAGATCGTTCCACAACTCCACTGCAGAATCTATATATACGAGAGAGGTAGCAACTTCTTTTGTAACAGAATTCAAAATCAATGTGCTTATTACATCATTCGCACACTGCCAATTCTCAAATTTCTCTGGTTCAGTGATTGGATCTGGTTTAGGCACCGATCCAGTGATGAAACCAAGCTTACGTTTGGCATTTAGGGCTTTCTGCATCGCGCGGCTCCAAGAATGATagttgtaaggtcccacatcggttggggaggggaacgaagcatgccttataagggtgtggatacctcttcctagcatgacgcattttgacgagtgagtgtgggggacttcggctatcatccctatcgtcaaatgcaaaaccgtgaggccttgtgtgccaaagcggacaatatcgtgctagcgggtggtttggGCTGTTACAATAGTTGTAGTCAGTGAATTGTTGAGTGACCAAGATCAGACTGGGTTGATCAGCGGGAGAGAGGTTATAAGGATCCACAACTATTGATGAAGCTGAAGAAACTACAGATGAAGATGAAGCTAGCTACGCCATGGTTGGTGAAATTAGGGGAAGAACAAAATGACGCTTCTTTCCAAGTCTCGTTGATCGGAATCGCTATTTCTATCAAGAACAGAGGTGAAACACGCGCATTCTCATCAAACTCAGTGTGTGAGTCaaaaaaagaggaagagagaagagggaaagaaCACACATTAACACATATGCCTTTAGTCTAACTAATTAATATAACTAAATAACTTTACATTTAGTCTaactaattaatataattaattcagGTCTTAACTAAATTGTTAAGTTATAACAGACTGTATAAATATATGCTATGGCTAATAGTGCTAACATATAATATATTATCTTAAGAACACACATTAACACATATGCCTTTATTGCCACTTTCATACACAATTTTACAAACAGAAATACAGGAAGAGACATGTACCATTAAACTTTCTAGATCAACCACAGCCATTCAAGATCCTAGCTGGAAAACTAATGGGACCAAATAATAACAATATAGTTGTCAGGTAAAAGCCAAAGTTGTGGATGATTCTATTAGACAACTAAAGACAATTAAAACTATATAGttatataacttttttatttttcttttatggaAAAAGAAGAGAGATCCATCATTTTATTTGTGAAGTGACACTTGAACAGTTGTATGTCATTTATAGGGTATTGTTCAGGACTATTTGGAATTTTGTTGGTTAAAAGATGATCCTTGGATCAATCAAGTAAATTCTTCGAAACTCAATTTATGGAGAAAATGTTCATACAAACAGATTGAGCGATAATGATTATCATTCATTATTTTTTACGATTAATTCACCTCAAAGATTTAATCACCAAATTGTGTACTTCTTAGAATTATTTATCTTTTGTTACTCACATTATGTTGATAATAGAGTGTGTAACTATCCCAATAAGTCTGCTAATAATATTAATATCATAATAAGTCTATTGAAGTTTCTCAATTAGATTAACAAGGTCCTAACCAATTGACTATGAATAACATAAAAAGTTAGTTATAATTATGTAAACTTAGTTAATTCAATTCAGTTTAATTCTATCAATTAtacatataattaaaataaggtTATTTTAATAAGTTAACCTATCATAACGAAAAATCTATTTGAGTTTCTTAACCTAATTATTAAGGTCCTAACTAATCAATTATTAAAATTGTAAAATGTTAGTTAGAGTGATATTAATTAAACTAATTAGACCACCTTAattatcattcatttttttttggtGTCTACCTTAACCATCATTAATGGAAAGTAATATGGGActctaattaataataattaagacAGTTTAATTAAAAGATGTATGGATACTACATCAGACattttggaatttctatccttaaTTACAACATTCAAACACTACAAACTACTTGTATGCATATTTTGGACATTCTCAATTATTTCACTaacattttttgttttctattaatCAAAACCATCTTAAATGATACGTATTTAAAAGGATACTTTTATATTTTAGAGGTAAAATGTAAAATGATAATTTTGTCATATTTAAGTATCTGAAATCTTTATAAATCGAAGctattcaattcaatttacacTACTTTATATGAATCGAATCAATTGAATTTGATTTAGCTATAGTAgtaataaatcaaattgaatagaTTCGATTTAGTAGGAATAAGCTTCCAAAAGAACTCAGTCCAGCCATAATAAATCGAatcaattgaattcaatttataGCTGAAGGTGCTCaaagtaaatcaaatcaaatagatTCGAATTACTCTTTAACGCTAACAATATAAATTGATTTTTACCTGATTCGGTTTAGCCTTTGTATACTTTATATATAGAATTCAAATTAACATGTTTCGAATTACAGCCACAATATTCTCTCCAACAACCCACGCAAGAGAGAACACTAAAGTCACAACACGACAAGATTTAAAACTGACATGGAAGACAACCTGGATCATATCTATCGATTGGAATGAGTTGCCCAAATTACTGGTAGCATCTCGAACAACAAATTACGAAATTCTATAAATAACTTCTTCATCCGTTTTATGTTATGCAGTCTCAATTTTTGGATTATAGTATTCTGCAACTCAACAAAAGTCGTAGAAAGTTTGATAAAGACACCCAACAGAATCTTATTAGTAAATTTTATTCTTTGTTGTGTTTTTTCCTTAATCGTCTTTCTATAGTGCACAAGAATTAAAAAACTATCTTTACTAGCCAGTTTAAGTGCCACTCTGATGAAAATTTAACGTTCtgcttatatttatatatgttacaTTCGTTGCTAAATCGAATTAACTGAATTCGATTTATTTCATTAGCTCAGCatgtagtaaatcgaatcaattagACTCGATTTATTTAGGATGTTACCAGCTCCTGCTACACTAACATAAGTTATTTTGAATTACATAAAataacttttcttaataaattgaaTCTATTCAATTTAATTTACTACTATAGTTAAATCAAATCAATTGAATTcgatttaattatataaaaaaagtgTAAATCGAATTAGATACCTCCGACTTACATAAAATTGTTCTAAAATAGGACATACATATAAACTTCTTGATTTTAGCACAATTATATAATATTGAgattcatttaatttgtttatgtGATCTTATCCTTAATATTATCTGCAAGTAAAAAATATGGGTTACCGCAAATAGGGGCAAGTAATGGCATCTGTTTCCATGCCTAAACATTAAAAAGTATTAGTGGATTGTTTACGTTCTTACCGTCAAAACTAGATACTCAAGCAATTTAGtcaaaagtaaattttttttataacatgGATAAATTTAGGGTTAAATAAGTTTTTAATTTCTATAAAATATTTATACTTTAGTTCtgattctcataaaaaaaaattgtcttttattttaatccaataaaatttaaaagttgTCTATTTCAATATTTCCTGTTAATTTACTCTATTAAGTACTAATATACCAGATTAAATCCTAACGTACTATGGTCACCAAAAATAAATCCTAACTATTTTTCAAATAACTTTAAAACTTTACACTAATAAACATATACACAATAAAACAGCCTTCTTAAGACTGCATTACTAAGGATAGAAAGCAGGTCAAATGGCTCACAGCTGACAAGAGCCTATGGTCCGACTTACGAAAAGTGTTATTATTTCAAGTGTATCAACTATCAAGGAATCAGAAGTATTCAGTAACTTTAGCAATAATTCTGTAGTACACTTAAAATGTTTCCATTATCATGAACCTTTAGCATAGTAGTTTCATAAATTTGttcattaataaataataaattaacaacATCACAAGTGGATCGTCCTCATGGTCAACCATTTTGGTGTCCATCTCATTCCTCCGATGATTTCTTGACCTTAATTAAAATGCCAACTTCATCGTGAAAGATCACTGCTCCTTGTGGCTGTAAAATCTTGTCCATCTCAAGAAGAATGTTTTCCATGTTATAGCTGCATTTAATTGTGAGACAAGATGTTGAGTTAGAATTGTTTGGATATATAATTATAATGACAAATATTTACTTGGTTAAAAGTTTAAGTATGATTTAATTTGTGTATTAGTGGTGCAGGTCCAATATTTCATCTCTCAGTCCAAATTCATATTGCTTCAACACACTTCCAATACACAAATTCAAGGCTTAAGCCCAATACCCTTAATGAACAACATATTTAGAAACTTGATGTATGTCAAGAGAGAAGGTTCTGaacaatttatgaaaaaaaaggaGTGGAACATTTAGCAATATTATGGGATAGTTGGGGCATTAGAATACTAACTAAGACACAAAGGACAATAACACTACATAAAGGACATTAGAGGATCGATATTTAGAGATTGGAAGAGCAAAAACAACATGCAAGTGTAGTGGAGAAACTTCAAAGATAATAGAGGTGGTGAAGCAACTCTTCAGACAACAGAGTTAGTGGATCAAAATGAAAAAGGACCGCATGCCAAGGAAGACAGCAGCAATAGACAAAATGAGCAAAGAAACTAAAGAGGTAATGAAGCAATTTGAAGGGAGAGACTCACCCTATAAATCTGGCCTTACATCAGCATTTGAGGAAAAGGAAAACAAACTGGCACTTAAGTATCATTTCATACACTTGAGctgaaatattttcttttaattttgtacttCATTTGAAATTTCAGTGTTATGGCTATCTAatgttatttttttgtaattgaGAAAAAGGTTATTCATGGTAAGGAGAAAATTGAAAAAGTCATGAGAGAAAAGAGGCAAGAGAGAAGCATAGAAAAGCCAAAAAAATCTTTTGTGTAACTGTTTTAGTTGAACTATGGTTTAGTTCCCTTACCAAGTTGGGATAGCACTTAGTGATGGCGAGACTTGTGTAGAAGTTTAGTGGTTAATACTACATGAATTAGGTTGTAATTCATtggtattggtgtatgtaatcagtttgattatagtgaaaattctaccatgGTTGTagtggagactagatgtaggtttTATGGCACCAGAAAACCGAATCAGGATACATGTTGGCCTCATTCTCTTCTTTCCTTCTctgtttatttttggttttagagacaaaaagaaaaaaatctcaTGCATAATCAGGTTCCACATAAAACAGAGCAAAAGAACTTCATTTATGAATTCAacttgattcaacccccttctcaagTTCTAGCATTACCATCAATTGATATCAGAGCCCAATCTCAAAGAGTCAAGATTCATAGCTTGGTATAAAGATCCATAGCCAATAACATGGGTGCTAGCATCATGGTATACACGCTCACAGAAGGACATTCTAATAATAGACCTCCTTACTTCAACGACAACGACTACTCATACTAGAAGGAGAGAATGAGAATCTTCGTACAGTCAATCGACTAAAACTTTTGGAAGATTATTGTCAACAGACCTGATATTCTAACAAAAGCAAAATGCTGATGGGGATTTGGTGCTAAAGGAAGATAATGAGTggtcagagaaaaagaagaacaatgTTAAACTCAATGCCAATGCAATTAACTTAATGCACTGCGCGATAAGTTTTGAAGAGTACAGAAAAGTTTCAAAGTGCAAAACTGCCAAAGAAATATGAGGCTAGTTGAAACACACACATGAAGAAACCAAACAAGTGAGAGAGACAAGAATAGACATGCTGATGAAGGAATACGAGATGTTCATCATGAAGGAGAATAAAAGCATTGATCAGATGttcaaaaattttcaataatcatcaacaaccTAGATGCCATGGGGAAGAGCTATTCAGAAGAAACACTAGTAAGGAAGATCTTGAGGAGTCTCGCAAAAAAGTGAAAAGTGAAAAGTACAGCCATCTCAGAAAGGAATGATTTGATAAAAATTACCTATGATGAGCTAAGAAGCAAGCTGCTAGTCTATGAAACTACTCACATGTCTCAAGACACAAATGACAAAAAGAAATGTATAGCATTGAAGTTAAGAATGATAGCCAAAAAAGAAGAATCTGATGACAGTATTTCACATGAAAAGATGGTGCTCTTTGCAAGAAAAATGAGAAGATCAATGAGGTTCAAAAGCAAATGCAAAGGAACTACTTCATCTAAAGATTTCAAGAAGGATCAATCCAAATTTACTTGTCACTATTGCAAGGAGTCGGGTCACTTCAAGTCCGACTATCCTTAATTGAAGAGAAGCAAAAAATCAAGCAAGGacaagaagaaggtgatgatgGCAACATgggaagatttgaaaaataattcTAACTCAGAAGATAAAGAATATTTTGATTATGAGGCTCAAATATGCTTGATGGTTGATCACATAGGCATGGATGAGATAGATCTTTCTGATTTATCCATTAATGAATTGCACTCTATTATCAAAAATTTTGCTGTGAACTCAAAGAAACTTTTTGATAAATTTGTTAAGTGCAAGAAAGACAATGAGACattgagagaaaaaaataaatttttattagaaaAGGTGAAGGCAACTATAGCTtataatgaaaaatttttaaaagaagaaaataatgctttaaaagctaaattaaacaaattcaaactcaagcatTCGGTCTCAGCCTCTactaatttaatttctaaaaatgaaaggttgaataagaaaattaagaATTTTAATGGAGACCTAACAAAATTTGTTCAAGGTTCACAAAATCTTGACAAATTACTTGCTTGTCAAAgatctaattttaaaaaatctggACTTGAattcaaaaggaaaagtaacTTTGTTTTCAAATAAACATTTAAAAAATCTGAAACTTTCTTTTTCAAGAATGTTAAACCCAAAATTTCCAGCAAGCCTCAAAATTCAGCAAACAAGAATCCTTgctataaataaaatagaaatagtcATGTTCCTCAACAATACTCTATTTTTCTAAGGTCTTTTGGTGATAACAAATTGTATAAAATTGTTCATGATTATAATACTCTTGGACAACCAAGAAGATTTCACATAAGAGGATCTAAatagatttggatacctaaggttagttGAAGAACATGTAAATTTGTCTtacatcaaagaaaaaaaaaagacatatgGTATCTTGATAGCAGATGTTCAAAGCATATGATTAGAAAGGCTACCTCCTTCTTCATCAAACTCAACAAGTACGATGGAGGGTTTGTCACTTTGATAACAAGCTCAAGCATCACTACAAGAAAGTGAAGCacttgtaacaaaaaatttgtattaaatttaaaattgttataaATTATGATTTTTTCGTAACAAAataatttgttacaaaacatttcagtattttgtaacaatataatattatattactaTTTTCTTGGCCGAAGGCCAAATATATAGATTAATACATATATGCTATTATACATGTATCcattatacatatacatatagtATTAAGAAAGAAAGCAACGCGCCTTCAACTCAATGCATATAtatgcatatacatatataatatgacACGTACTCTTTATATTTATTAATCATCATGATCGACATCTCATCTTTCTTCATCAACGAAGCCAAAacgaaagaaattaaaataaagaaggaaagatcataggtgagagagagagaccgAGCTTGCATGGGGAGAACCGTAAACCCCACCAAAATTTCGGTTTTGATTTTTTGTGATatgtaactctaataaaaaatctaatccaataaaagtgtttgtatcttcCTTCTTTATGTGTTGGTGTCATTTTTGTTCGGTAAAAATTGACAGTAACGTAGCTCTCATTCTCTTTGAGTTTGGCCAATTGAAGCTTTAAGAGAGATAGACGATTTCTGAtcttttcttcttcagcagcccGGTTAAAAAATTTCTTCGGAACTTCCGTTGTGTTGATTTCGTACGGAAGTAGGatttggtaactttataataattaaaggTGAATTTGATGAGTGAATGTTGATATGATTGATTATTATTTgagtttgaatgagtttatgttgaattattgttgttgcttgtgatttgttGGTTTGGCTATAATGAACAACTCAGCTGTGCTTATTTTAATGATTTTGGGACTGTTGTGATATGGTATTTAGAGGAAATTGATGAGATTTGGtagttaaaatattaaattaaaagcagAGAAAAATCGATAATCGAAAGGCTCGAAAACGGATtaaaatacaaataatattttgaaaggaAAGGGTTAAGAATTTCGGTTTTGATATAAAAGAAAGATTAGTAATTACATTTTATTTTTGAAGGGTAActttgtatttgtatataaaaatcgaggtacaatttgtaattttataaatttttgggTATTTTTGGTAATAAATAAAGTACGAAGTTAAAAGtgggtattttataaaaattcagggttatttttataaatataaaaataagtgagggtttcaaatataatttttataaaatattgaggttaaaaatagaatattaaaaaatTCATAATTTAGAAAGCTCATTTCTATTAAAATAAATCATTATTATAATTAGTATTTATCAAAGATATTATTTTGTAAGAATATTATAAAGTGTAATATTAATGAGGAGAGCAAGCAAAgtaatcttaaaaattttagagAACGTAGACTTAATTAAAGGactttataattcttttccatAAAACATTTAGGGTGAGGCGAGGGAATAATGAAGAAATAATTTATACTATAGaatgataagaaagaaaagaaagaaaagaaagaacaagaCGAAAATGAGATAAGTAAAGATATGGTGGTGAGACCACTGAGATTCGCTTTCCGGAGATACATCGGCCACCCCAGGGGATGGTCGCACATATAAGACAGAGGTTTCTTAAAGAAGTTATCAATAtatacatcggctcaagagagtcaCACCTGTAAGATAGATGTTacttacagaggttatgacactGGAAGCCAAACTCAGACATAGGTTgttgagtgatgagcggataatttatacggtttttggcattgtttttacatagtttttagtatgaattagttagtttttattatatttttattagtttttaaataaaaatcatatttctggactttactatgagtttgtgtgtttttctgtgatttcaggtaatttctggctgaaattgagggatttgagcaaaaatcagattcaggctgaaaaaggactgcagatgttgttggattctgacctctctgcactcaaagta carries:
- the LOC107640636 gene encoding uncharacterized protein LOC107640636 produces the protein MQKALNAKRKLGFITGSVPKPDPITEPEKFENWQCANDVISTLILNSVTKEVATSLVYIDSAVELWNDLKECLQHGNIPRVFELKRDLMNLRQGATSVSQYFIRIKVLWEELNSYHPVQCNCGDVHATQEFLQVEYIHYFLMGLDESFFQIRGQILLLEPLPTINKVISLQPTQSQGHDRGMMKKDRPLVSHCEILGHTIDKCSKIHGYPPNFGKGKNTKPSVHHISTSQSNSDAQINPNLTPTQVQQLLTLLNNKKIQDI